A genomic window from Enoplosus armatus isolate fEnoArm2 chromosome 18, fEnoArm2.hap1, whole genome shotgun sequence includes:
- the fyb1b gene encoding FYN-binding protein 1, which translates to MQNKSDVKAIMARFQASGASTDETSSTPAGRTKQPLHPTLSSGPTLQTKKPVLESLSGSAINVAPKQAFLKSTVSTKSDTEAHEPNKTRALASRFVNTQDDTNNSKPFIVNKQQIPLKSPLSQAPEAKGPVQKPLLNKPSLSSTLSDSKSVFPKPSAALGSKPSWVKEDSGGGVTGATPPKMPPLQQKPRSSIVKLRQQNEEMAGANTDTANKPSPPANSSFKPTSNFRTAQNIFNKEKDKTEQSDSALKADGASKLPLTASNSIFPPKPPTSKKPSLKKPPKPSPQTSSVNGDATSGPKRNPLPNSLALGPAPAKPNRPPKVNLENIKKGAEASDDGPGTFKKSIIPTPLASYPSNHSNHVTQTQPPQAAVPSLPPRHPGTMTQEDEFYDDVDEFISSPPPPPPSTGHPSQRAKEENDDNDEYDEMYEYLDERWEEAEQKQEKTKEKDEKEEKKRLEAEKKEQKEREKKEQDARKKFKLVGPLEVIHQGKARVDCKGNKTDLALKQGDCLDIIRVQGNPEGKWLGRSQDGSIGYVKTTSVEIDFDTLKNRKAQPVYDPEVYDDIDVASTDNSGIKGPGVVLPPLPGDGGQIYDDVIDPNLEVSPLDSRSSPAKPRSFLRMFDRNRRPASTKVVPPPSQFTADGSSDQPGAVIDEEIYDDVDSQTLPPPPPLSSLPTVRGKSKTEEMDPKKQKKFEKEEKDFRKKFKYEGEIQVLYQVTIIPTLTNKKWAVKELPVKAGEKLDVIVKAVDNKLTCRNEDGKFGYVSTSHIVMDDGDIYDDIGDDCIYDND; encoded by the exons caaaacaaatctgacGTAAAGGCCATCATGGCTCGCTTCCAAGCGAGTGGGGCCAGCACTGACGAGACTTCTTCCACACCGGCTGGACGTACCAAACAACCCCTGCACCCCACCCTCTCCTCTGGCCCGACCTTACAGACCAAGAAACCTGTCTTAGAGAGCCTCTCAGGCAGTGCGATAAATGTTGCTCCTAAACAAGCTTTCCTGAAAAGTACAGTATCAACTAAAAGTGACACAGAGGCACATGAACCAAACAAAACTAGAGCCCTGGCTAGCAGGTTTGTAAACACCCAGGATGacaccaacaacagcaaaccTTTCATTGTCAATAAACAGCAGATACCCTTGAAGTCACCTCTTTCACAGGCTCCTGAAGCCAAAGGCCCAGTACAGAAGCCCCTTCTCAACAAGCCCTCCCTCAGCTCCACCTTGTCCGACTCCAAGTCTGTCTTTCCTAAACCCTCTGCAGCACTTGGCTCCAAGCCCAGCTGGGTGAAAGAGGACAGTGGCGGGGGTGTGACCGGCGCCACACCTCCCAAAATGCCTCCTTTGCAACAAAAACCCCGCAGCAGCATTGTAAAATTACGTCAGCAAAATGAAGAGATGGCAGGAGCTAACACAGACACCGCGAACAAACCTTCCCCTCCGGCAAACTCCTCTTTTAAGCCCACCTCCAACTTCAGGACTGCTCAGAACATCTTCAACAAGGAGAAGGACAAGACTGAGCAGTCAGATAGTGCCCTGAAAGCAGACGGAGCCAGCAAACTGCCCCTCACTGCTTCTAACTCCATCTTTCCTCCCAAACCTCCCACCAGTAAAAAGCCTAGCTTGAAGAAGCCGCCAAAGCCTTCTCCTCAGACTAGCAGCGTTAACGGTGATGCCACTTCAGGCCCCAAGCGTAACCCCCTCCCCAACAGCTTAGCTTTGGGCCCTGCTCCTGCCAAGCCCAACCGACCCCCCAAAGTCAACCTGGAGAACATTAAAAAAGGTGCTGAGGCCTCTGATGATG GTCCTGGCACCTTTAAGAAATCCATCATCCCAACTCCTCTGGCCTCTTACCCCAGTAACCATAGCAATCACGTGACCCAAACTCAACCCCCTCAGGCTGCAGTTCCTAGTCTGCCCCCACGGCATCCTGGAACCAT GACCCAGGAAGATGAGTTttatgatgatgttgatgaatTCATcagctctcctccacctccaccaccatccACAG GTCACCCGAGTCAGAGGGCAAAG GAGGAAAATGATGACAATGACGAGTATGACGAGATGTATGAGTACCTTGATGAACGATG GGAAGAGgctgaacaaaaacaagaaaaaacgAAAGAGAAAGacgagaaggaggagaaaaaacgGCTGGAGGCtgagaagaaggagcagaaggagcGTGAGAAGAAGGAACAAGATGCCAGAAAGAAATTCAAA CTGGTTGGCCCCCTGGAGGTCATCCACCAAGGGAAGGCTCGTGTGGATTGCAAAGGCAATAAGACCGACCTCGCTCTGAAGCAGGGAGACTGCCTGGACATCATCCGAGTCCAGGGCAACCCAGAGGGAAAGTGGTTGGGACGGTCGCAGGATGGATCCA TTGGTTATGTGAAGACCACTTCAGTGGAAATTGACTTTGACACTTTGAAGAATCGTAAAGCTCAGCCGGTATACGACCCTGAGGTATACGATGACATCGATGTGGCCTCTACTGATAACAG TGGGATCAAAGGACCAGGAG TTGTCCTACCCCCGCTACcaggagatggaggacagaTATACGATGATGTTATTGATCCAAACCTGGAAGTCAG TCCCCTGGACTCCAGGTCTTCTCCTGCGAAGCCTCGCAGCTTCCTACGGATGTTTGACCGGAACAGACGTCCTGCCAGCACTAAAGT AGTGCCTCCACCCAGCCAGTTTACTGCAGACGGGAGTTCAG ATCAGCCTGGAGCAGTGATTGATGAAGAGATATACGATGATGTTGACTCTCAAactctgcctccccctcctcccctcagcaG TCTTCCGACCGTGAGAGGCAAAAGCAAGACTGAAGAGATGGACccaaagaagcagaaaaagtttgagaaagaggagaaggactTCAGGAAAAAGTTTAAA TATGAAGGGGAGATACAGGTGCTGTACCAGGTGACCATCATCCCCACACTTACTAATAAGAAGTGGGCTGTGAAAGAGCTTCCAGTCAAAGCGGGAGAAAAACTGGACGTCATTGTTAAAGCCGTGGATAACAAACTGACCTGTCGGAACGAGGACGGCAAGT TTGGTTATGTTTCGACCAGCCACATTGTTATGGA CGATGGTGATATCTACGATGATATTGGAGAtg ATTGCATCTATGACAAcgattaa
- the atp5mea gene encoding ATP synthase membrane subunit ea — protein sequence MVPPVAVSPLIKTARWSALLIGVFYGKQRLEYLKPIAEEERRIEEAEKKVREEQERIYKQLSEANSDTILK from the exons ATGGTTCCTCCAGTCGCAGTGTCGCCGCTCATTAAG ACGGCCAGGTGGTCTGCCCTGCTGATCGGCGTGTTCTACGGCAAGCAGAGGCTCG AGTACCTAAAGCCCAttgctgaggaggagaggaggattgAAGAAGCTGAGAAGAAGGTCAGGGAGGAGCAGGAGCGCATCTACAAACAactgtctgaag caaaTTCTGACACCATTCTCAAATGA